The region CTGTATGGCTGTATGACGACATCTAGTCCCGTCTTTTCAATCTCCTCTTTCAGCTTGTTTTTTACTTCCTGAACATCGGCCTCGCCCATATCCACCACTATTGAGATGGATATTAGCTGATCTCTTGCCGTCAGTGATGTCCTCTCTATGTTGGCCCCGTAGGAGAACAGTATTTCTGAAACATCCCTGACTATGCCGACCCTATCTTTTCCAATGACTGTAACGATGTATCTGTTTTTCCCCCCAATCCTGATTCTCTCGAATGGAGAGAGATGGTAATGGACCCCAATTTCACGGGAAATTCTGTCAAGTTCGGCTTTAAGCTCGTCTATACTCAACTCCGCCCTGGTGGCGTCACCAACGATAAACATTGTGAAAATACCCTGCAGAACATTCTGCTCAATATCCACTATGTTTACATTGGCTCTGGCAAGCAGATCAGTAATTCTGAAAACTATTCCGGGTTTGTCAATTCCGAATATCGAAAGAGCGAGCAGTTCCACGATTTCATCTGGAAAAAATTGTTAATAAGAGTTTTGAAAAATGCTGTCAAATACAAGAAAGATTAAAAATTAGCTTCTTACTATCAATTACAAAAGATCACATCATGGTGACTGTATGAAGATCGGCGTATTTGTGTGTCACTGCGGTCTAAATATCGCAAGGGTTGTTGACGTTAATGAAGTCGTTGAATACGTGAAAAATCTTCCGGATGTCGTTTATGTGAATGACATAAAATACAGCTGCTCTGATAGCGGCCAGGAGGAGATAATTCAGGCCATAAGGGAGTTCAACCTCGATGCGATTGTGGTTGCAGCGTGCAGTCCAAAGCTGCACGAGGTTACATTCAGAAGGGCTGCAATGCGGGCTGGCCTGAATCCCTACATGGTTGTGATGGCGAATATAAGAGAACAGTGTTCATGGGTCCACCAGGAAAGGCCCAAAGCAGCAACGGCCAAGGCAAAAGACCTTATTCGAATGGCAGTTGCAAGTGCGAGGGCGCTCGAACCCCTTTCAAGAAGACATACTGAAGTGAAGCAGGCTGTGGCTGTTATTGGGGGTGGAGTTGCCGGGATTGAGGCTGCCCTGAACATAGCCGATGCTGGAATACAGGTTTACCTGATAGAGAAAGCCCCGACCATTGGCGGTCACATGGCGACCCTTAATGAGGTCTTCCCCACAAACGACTGCTCGATCTGCATTCTCGCGCCGAAAATGAGTGAAGCCCTGAACCATGAGAATATCGAGGTGATAACCAACGCTGAGCTTAAGGATTTTGAGGGACACGTGGGCAACTTCAGGCTCAAAGTTATAAGACACCCGCGATATGTTGATGAAGGCAAGTGCAAGGGATGCATTGATGACTGCAGCTCTGTATGTCCGGTAGAGGTTCCAAACGAGTTCGATTATACTATCGGGACGAGAAAGGCAATTTACCTGCCTATACCTCAATCAACACCGCTCTATGCTGCAATAGACTGGCAGCACTGCATTGGATGCAGGCTATGTGAGAAAGCATGTGAGCCTGAGGCAATAGATTTCAGCCAGAATCCAGAGGAGATCGAAATTGAGGTTGGGGCGGTTATTGTTGCCACGGGCTTCAGGCCGTTTGACGCCCGGAGGAAGGAAGAATACGGGTATGGCATATACAGAAACGTCATCACCTCACTCGAACTGGAAAGATTGCTCTCAGCCTCCGGACCCACACTGGGCGAACTTTTGAGACCTTCAGATTCGAGTATCCCCAAGAAAATCGCATTCATTCAGTGTGTTGGTAGCAGAGACGAGAAAACCAACAGATACTGCTCAAGAGTTTGCTGCATGTCGAGTTTAAAGAACGCATTTGCCATAAAGGAGCGTTATCCTGATTCAGAGGTTACTGTATTTTATATTGACATCAGAGCTTACGGAAGAATGTACGAAGAATTTTATGCAAGAACGCAGGAGAAAGGCATCAGGTTCATCCGGGGCAGGGTTGGAGAAATTTATGAAACGAATGATGGCAGCCTGATTCTGAGTTATGAGAATACACTGCTTGGAGAGGTTGTTGAGGAGGAATTCGACCTCGTGGTTCTGTCGATAGGGATGGAGGGCAACACCGAGGTTGCGAGAAAGCTCGGAATATCTGTTGGGGAGGACGGGTTTTACGAGGTGGCGCATCCAAAACTCAGGCCGGCAGAAACCGATGTGAAGGGCATATTTCTTGCAGGCACTGCAAGCGGTCCGAAGGACATTCAGGACAGTGTCGCCTCGGCAGGCCTTGCTGCTGCAAAAGCGATGGAGCTGATCGTGAGCGGTCAGGCAGAATTTGACCCTTACAATGCTTATGTGAATCCTGACAAATGCATTGGGTGCGGACTCTGTGTCAGCGTGTGCAACTTCAGCGCTGCATTCATGGAGGGCAAGAAAGCAAGGATCGATCCGAATTCGTGTGTTATGTGCGGGGTGTGCGTCGCTTCATGTCCTGCAGATGCGATAGACATGGGATTTTTCAACGAAAAATCCATAATCTCGGCCATAGATGCGCTGGCTGAAGAAAAGAGTGCTGAACCCTTAATTCTCATGTTTGCATGCCATTTCTGCAGCTATGGTGCCCTTGACCTTGCGGGAACAACGAAGGTGCAGTATGAGCCAAATGTGAGAGTCATCAGAACCCTCTGTTCCGGCAGAGTCGATCCTGAATGGATCTTGAGGGCGTTGAAGAACGGCATAGACGGGATCATGATATCGGGATGCAGGCCGGGAGAGTGCCATTTCAAGGTCGGCAACTATCATGCACAGGACAGAGTTAATGCCATCAGGGAGGCGCTCAGAGAGGTTGGAATAAATCCTGAAAGGGTAACGACAAGCTGGCACTCAGCTGGAGAGGCAGGAGGGATTGCGGAGGACATCAGCAGGTTTGTGGAGACCCTGAAGGAGATTGGGCCAATTGAAAGTGAGGTGAACAGAGATGGTTGATGTTGAGCGTGACATAGACATGGCTGGAGAAACCAAATTCAAGTACATCCAGAGAGCGGGAAAGGAGGTCAGGGAGCTTGTTTATGATTACAAAATCTGCAACGGATGCGGGATATGTGTTTATGCCTGCCCCGTAAATGCGATTGAGCTTGGTCCCGTGCATGACATAGCCATAGGGCTTGAAATGCCTCCAGTAACCATAGATCACACAAAATGTGCGTACTGCGGGATATGCTATGCATTCTGCCCGTTCAATGCCTATGAATTCTACGTAAATGGAAATAAAGTCGAAAAAGAGGATCTTCCTCTCTCTCCTGTCGGATTCACCGAGATTGATTACGGGAAGTGCATGGACTGCACACTCTGTTACAGGGTGTGTCCGGAGGATGCCATTACGAGGGAGATAAAGATAACGAGAGATGCGATTTCGGAAAAAAATGAAGGTGTAAATGGCAAGGTGATCATAGACAGGGAAAAATGCAACCTGTGCGGGATCTGTGCTGAATTCTGTCCGGTTTTCAAGATGGTTGAGCGAGAACCAGGCCCAACCAATCCGATGCCCTATGAGGATATTCTGCTTGACGAATCTACATGCGATTACTGCGTGCTTTGTGAAGATGTGTGTCCTGAAGAGGCGATAAAAGTCGAGGATGGGAGAAGAATCGAGTTCAGGCTTGAAAAGCTTGCCATCATTTCTGTTGATAATGAAAAATGCTCCAACTGCGCATACTGTGAGGTTGTCTGCCCCTACGATGCCATAAAAACCACGAAGCCCATGGAAGGGGAATTATTCCTTTACGAGCCGAGAATGTATCGCTGCGATCCGGTGGGATGTGGAGCGTGCATTAAGATATGCCAGCACAACAGGGTGTGGTACGTTTCTGAGGACAAGGGGAGGGTTCACTTCAATGAGGATCACTGCATTTACTGCGGAGCCTGCGAGAATGCCTGTCCGTATGATCTCATAGGGGTCAGGCGGGAGAGCTATTACACCAAGGAGAATGTTTCATGGGAGCCATGGGTGGAATCGTGGCATCAGGCTCTGAGCAGAATAATTGAGAAGAGAAGAACCACTGAGCCTGAAAGAAAGCTGTACCGGGAGGAACTGGGAGGGATAATTGCTGAAGAGGATATCATCGTCAGGAAAGTTGATGAGCGTGTGAGAGCAGAGCTTGAAGAGAAATTGAGGGCCGTTGAAGCGTTGTTGAAACGACCGTATTATCGAAGGGTCATCGAAAAGGGCAATACGGAAGCCTTTATAAACGGATTGAGAAAGGAGCTAAGCGAAGGGTGAACCTATGCATCTCGAAAGAATAAAGGGGAGTAAAAGCGGAAAACTGACAGGCAAAAAGATCGTTCTTGGAGTTACTGGAAGCATCGCCGCAATCGAGGCTGTCAAACTTGCGAGAGAGCTTGTGAGGAGAGGGGCTGAAGTTCATGCAGTGATGAGTGGGGCTGCTAAAAACATAATACATCCGTACGCTCTGGAATTTGCAACCGACAACAGAGTTATAACGGAGATCACGGGCGCAATAGAGCATGTGGAATTCTTTGGAGAGGGAGGAACTGCGGATCTTTTCCTCATAGCTCCCGCAACCGCAAATACGATTGCCAAAATTGCGGCAGGAATCGACGACACTCCTGTAACCACAATGGCCACAACAGCGATAGGGACCGGAAAACCCGTTATGATAGCTCCGGCGATGCATGAGACGATGATGAATCACCCTTCTGTCAGAGAGGCAATTGAAAAACTCAAAAAAATGGGTATTGAATTTGTGGAGCCAAAATACGAAGAGGGAAAGGCAAAGTTTGCCGAGATCGAAAAGATCTGTCTTCAGGTTGAAAGAAAGCTCCACAGAAAAGATCTCGAAGGCATGAAGATTGTGGTTACTTCGGGCCCGACAATGGAGTTTCTCGATCCGATAAGGTACATTACCAACAGGAGCAGCGGAAAGTTTGGATATGAGATCGCTCTCGAGTTCTGGAGAAGGGGAGCAAAAATTGATCTGATCACGTCCAGACCCCCTGAATTTGATTTACCTGACTTTACAGTGAGAAAGGTTGTCTCGGTGGGAGATATGCTTTCAGAAAGTCTGAAAGCAATTGAGAATGCAGACGTTTTTGTATCCGCAGCGGCAGCCGCTGACTTTACCACGCCAAGAAAGGAGAGCAAAATTAAATCCGATGAGAAGCTCATTCTCGAACTGGAAATAGCGCCCAAGGTTCTTAGAGAGGTGAGGAAGGTTTTCGATGGAAAGGTCATAGCTTTCAAAGCTGAAACGGGTATTGATGATGAGGAACTTGAGAGAATAGCCATAGACAAGATGAAAACCGACAGGGCAGAAATGATAGTTGCAAACGATGTTCTGGAGAGAGGTATGGGAACAGAGGATACGAGAGTCCTCGTCATAACTCCCGACAGAAAGGTTTGGCTTGAGGGCAGGAAACAGGAAGTGGCGGAGAGAATAGTCGAGTACTTCGTTCAGGACTGCTTATGACGTTTGTTTCCGCAAGCATCACCGCATTTTTTTCATCAAAAATTTCGGATTCCCCGGAGACTACCGGGTCTTATGGTGTGGGGTTCACGATAGACAAGGGGGTCAGGGCTGAAATATCGGAAAAGGAAGGTGTGTATCTGAATGGGGAGAGGGTGGACTTTCCAACCGTCAGCTACGTTCTTGAAAAACTTGGTGGACGTGGTGTGGAACTTTTTTCAGATGTTCCCATTTCGTCTGGGTTCGGAGTCAGTGGTGCCAGCGCTCTGGCAACAGCCATTGAAGTCAGCATGGGAAAAAATCTGGGCCATTCGTTTCTGGAGCTTGCAGATCTGGCACATGAGGCAGAGGTAGTAAATCTGACGGGTCTCGGGGATGTCGTAACCCAGAGTCATGGCGGCATCGTTGTGAGGATAAGTCCGGGCTGCCCGTCAAGGGCAAAGGTGGTGAGATATCTCCATAGGGCAGACGTAAAGTTCCTTGTCATGGGGACGCTCCCCACGAGAGACATACTCTCGGATGAGATAAAGCGAAAGAACATCAACAGACTCGGAAAGAGCCTTCTGAAAGATTTTTTGAAGAAGCCACTGATGGATTGCGTTTTCGAGCTGTCGAAAAAGTTTGCAGTCGAGAGTGGGCTCGCAGATGAGGACGTGATTGACGCAATTGAAGCTGTGGAGAGTGCAGGTGGGAAGGCCGGCATGGTCATGCTCGGAAAGACCGTTTTCGCAATGGACGATTCAGGAGTCCTTGAAGAATTTCGGGGTGAAACTTTCACGGCCAGAATTGCCTCATGCGGCCTATCCGTTTAATTTATATTCTTTGCGGTTGAAAATAGCTGTGTGAAAATTCTTTCCACCGGAATAACACTGCTGGATAAAAGACTTGGTGGAGGCGTCCCAGCTGGCTCTATGGTCTGCGTTTATGCAAACCCCATAAGCATGCCTGAAGCCTTTCTTTATCAGTTTGCAAGCAGCACAGTTTCGTATTACTTCACAACATCAAGATTACCCAAGTTCATACTTGAGGATATGGAAAGTCTGGCTCTTGAAGTCAGAAATGTGAATTTTATTGACGTTTACAGCCGTTACTATCTCTCCGATACAGGAGGATTTATCGTCGAGGACCAGTACAGAGACAGGGACATTTTTGATTTCATTGATGAAAAGCTGTCGTCGATCGATACTGACGAATGTGCCATAATCTTCGACAACCTATCTTTTTTCCTCAACCTTCACGTACCTCCGGGATTAAAGGAGTGGCTTGTGAACAAAATCTACCATACGACGAAGAACCTCAATGCTGTGGCGTACTGCTACATGATAAAGGGCAGCCATCCGAAGGAGATAGAGAACATGGTGATAAATCTCTCTGACGTGGTTTTTGACATCGACTCGGAAAAGGCCGGGGACAAGATGGTCAACAGGCTTGGGATTCCGAAGATGAGAAAGATGAAGCCGATAGACGAGACGTTCAGATACTACATCAGCGAGGGAGTGCAGATAGACACCTCCAAGGACATTGCATGACAAAGCTTTTATTTTTCTCCGCATATCCCCTTTCATGAGGGAGGAGAGGGTAATAAAACAGCTCTCAGTTTTTGCAGAAAATAAGCCCGGAAAGCTCGCAACAATAACCGGGAAGCTTTTTCAGAATAACGTTAACATAAGGGCCTTCACAATCGCCGAAGCGGGAGACTTCGGGATCATCAGAATGGTGGTGGATAACACGGATCTCGCTTATCAGGTGTTAAGGGAAGCTGGATTCACCGTTTCGCTGACGGAGGTTCTTGCGGTGGAGGTGGCGGATGAGCCGGGAAGTCTTTACAAGATAGCTAAGGTGCTTGGGGATGCGGGTGTCAACATAGAATACGTTTACGCTTTCACGTCAGAAAAGCACAGGGCGCTGATAATCCTGAGGGTGGACGACATCGAAAACGCTATAAAGGTTCTGGAGCGTGAAGGGGTGCTCTTTAAAGGTGAGATTGATTAATTTCACTTTTCGTTAAGTTTATAAATACATATAAATCATGACAGTTGAATGATTCCCGAAGAAGATGTAAAGGTTGCGATTATTGGCGGTGGAGCCGGAGGAATGGCTGCGGCCTCGAGAATTAAGAGATTGAGGCCGGACTGGAGAGTGGACGTTTTTGAAAAAACATCCTACGTGAGTCACGCTCCGTGTGGGATACCCTTTTACCTGTCGGGAATGGTTGAGTCTATTTCGGAACTATGCGCCTACGATGTGAACTTCTTCAGGGAAAAAAGAGGAATTAATGTGCACCTCAATTCAGAAGTTGTTAAGGTGGAGGACGGCAGAGTAGAGGTCCTTGAAAGGGGAAAAGTACAGGAATATGAGTGGGACCGGCTTGTTTTTGCAACTGGGGCAAAGGCAAAAAGACTGAATGTCAGGTGCATGGAGCTTGATGGAGTTCTCTGTGTGAGTGGCATAGAAAGGGCGCCGATCATAAGGGAAATAGCGTCGAAGTACGATAACATCGTGATAATCGGAAGCGGATACATAGGCGTTGAGGTGGCAGATGCTCTCTCGAGGAAGAAACGAATTACGGTGATAGAGCAGGAATCACATCCAATGCCGGGCTACGATCATGAGATTTCTGACATACTATTGGGTGAGATGCGTCAGAGGGTCAACCTGAGACTCGGGGAGAGAGTACTTGAAATCAGTGGGAGCGGGAGAGTCGAAAAGGTGGTTACCAGCGCAGATGAATACCGGGCAGACCTCGTCATACTCGCAATAGGTGTCGAACCCAATGTAAAGCTCGCTCTGGAGTATGGCATCGAAATGGGACAGAGCGGAGCGATAAAGACGAACGAGTACATGGAGACAAGCAAGAATGGCGTTTATGCTGTCGGAGATTGTGCCGAGACGACCAACATCATTACCGGGAAACCGGACTGGATACCTCTGGCAGCTCCTGCGAACAAAATGGGTTATGTTGCTGGCTCGAATATTGCAGGAATTCGCATGAAGTTTCCGGGAGCCATGAAGAGTCAGATCACGTCATTCTACGACCTTGAGATAGGGAAAGCTGGTTTGAGTGAAAAGGAGGCTGTAAGACATGGTTATGATGCGGTCTCTGTTACCATCACCACGAGAAGCAGGGCGAAGTATATACCGGGGGAGGGGAACATAACGCTCAAGATGGTTGCGGATGCAAAGACGCACAGGGTTCTTGGAGTCCAGGCCATTGGAAAAGGGGTTTCCAAGAGGATTTATGGAGCCTCTGCGCTCCTCTACAAAAAAGCAACTGTCGAAGACTTTTTCTTTGCGGATTTCCCGTTCTATCCCCCCAAATCTCCGGTGTGGGACCCCCTTGTTCTTGCCGCAAGAAATATGTTCAGGAAACTGGGAATCAGCTGAGCAATCCGATGAGTCTGTTTATTTTTTCAAGCTCTTCTCTGATCTGCTCTATCGCTCCGGAACTGTCCAGGAATTCGAGCATGTCCCTGCATTTCGGGCATGAAAACCCAAATTCCATCGCCTCTTCATAGCTGACCTTCACACAGCCGTTCACGCAGATATAATATACGCTCCCGTCTTCAATCTCGAGTTTTGCGTCAAGTTTCTCTCTTGTTTTTTCCAGCTCCTTTCTAAGCACATCTCTTTCCCTGTCGTAGCTGATTTTCCAGTAATATTCCATCCAGCCCGTCTCTTCGTCCCTTGTTCTCCTGTAACTTGCAAGCCCGATCTCATACAGGGCAAACAGAACTCTCCTCACATCGTTTATTTCCACTCCAAGCTCCTGAGACAGCTGTTCATCTGTGAATTCGCCTTCAATCCCAAGAGAATAGATTATGACTCCCAGCTCCCCTGCAACCCTTTCAATCAGCTCTACAAGAAGTTCGTCCAGCTCACTTATCTGTGTCTCCACGTATGTTTAATTTGTTCTCAACATTATTTAATTTTGCGGTGGATGAATTGTACTGGTTCGATATTCGAAGGTGATGATCCCGGGTTTTTCCTGTTCCTGCTTCGACTCTGCAAACTGCCTGAGAACTTCTCAGTACGAAA is a window of Geoglobus acetivorans DNA encoding:
- the hdrA2 gene encoding CoB-CoM heterodisulfide reductase HdrA2, whose amino-acid sequence is MKIGVFVCHCGLNIARVVDVNEVVEYVKNLPDVVYVNDIKYSCSDSGQEEIIQAIREFNLDAIVVAACSPKLHEVTFRRAAMRAGLNPYMVVMANIREQCSWVHQERPKAATAKAKDLIRMAVASARALEPLSRRHTEVKQAVAVIGGGVAGIEAALNIADAGIQVYLIEKAPTIGGHMATLNEVFPTNDCSICILAPKMSEALNHENIEVITNAELKDFEGHVGNFRLKVIRHPRYVDEGKCKGCIDDCSSVCPVEVPNEFDYTIGTRKAIYLPIPQSTPLYAAIDWQHCIGCRLCEKACEPEAIDFSQNPEEIEIEVGAVIVATGFRPFDARRKEEYGYGIYRNVITSLELERLLSASGPTLGELLRPSDSSIPKKIAFIQCVGSRDEKTNRYCSRVCCMSSLKNAFAIKERYPDSEVTVFYIDIRAYGRMYEEFYARTQEKGIRFIRGRVGEIYETNDGSLILSYENTLLGEVVEEEFDLVVLSIGMEGNTEVARKLGISVGEDGFYEVAHPKLRPAETDVKGIFLAGTASGPKDIQDSVASAGLAAAKAMELIVSGQAEFDPYNAYVNPDKCIGCGLCVSVCNFSAAFMEGKKARIDPNSCVMCGVCVASCPADAIDMGFFNEKSIISAIDALAEEKSAEPLILMFACHFCSYGALDLAGTTKVQYEPNVRVIRTLCSGRVDPEWILRALKNGIDGIMISGCRPGECHFKVGNYHAQDRVNAIREALREVGINPERVTTSWHSAGEAGGIAEDISRFVETLKEIGPIESEVNRDG
- a CDS encoding 4Fe-4S binding protein, which produces MVDVERDIDMAGETKFKYIQRAGKEVRELVYDYKICNGCGICVYACPVNAIELGPVHDIAIGLEMPPVTIDHTKCAYCGICYAFCPFNAYEFYVNGNKVEKEDLPLSPVGFTEIDYGKCMDCTLCYRVCPEDAITREIKITRDAISEKNEGVNGKVIIDREKCNLCGICAEFCPVFKMVEREPGPTNPMPYEDILLDESTCDYCVLCEDVCPEEAIKVEDGRRIEFRLEKLAIISVDNEKCSNCAYCEVVCPYDAIKTTKPMEGELFLYEPRMYRCDPVGCGACIKICQHNRVWYVSEDKGRVHFNEDHCIYCGACENACPYDLIGVRRESYYTKENVSWEPWVESWHQALSRIIEKRRTTEPERKLYREELGGIIAEEDIIVRKVDERVRAELEEKLRAVEALLKRPYYRRVIEKGNTEAFINGLRKELSEG
- the coaBC gene encoding bifunctional phosphopantothenoylcysteine decarboxylase/phosphopantothenate--cysteine ligase CoaBC; the protein is MHLERIKGSKSGKLTGKKIVLGVTGSIAAIEAVKLARELVRRGAEVHAVMSGAAKNIIHPYALEFATDNRVITEITGAIEHVEFFGEGGTADLFLIAPATANTIAKIAAGIDDTPVTTMATTAIGTGKPVMIAPAMHETMMNHPSVREAIEKLKKMGIEFVEPKYEEGKAKFAEIEKICLQVERKLHRKDLEGMKIVVTSGPTMEFLDPIRYITNRSSGKFGYEIALEFWRRGAKIDLITSRPPEFDLPDFTVRKVVSVGDMLSESLKAIENADVFVSAAAAADFTTPRKESKIKSDEKLILELEIAPKVLREVRKVFDGKVIAFKAETGIDDEELERIAIDKMKTDRAEMIVANDVLERGMGTEDTRVLVITPDRKVWLEGRKQEVAERIVEYFVQDCL
- a CDS encoding pantoate kinase, producing MTFVSASITAFFSSKISDSPETTGSYGVGFTIDKGVRAEISEKEGVYLNGERVDFPTVSYVLEKLGGRGVELFSDVPISSGFGVSGASALATAIEVSMGKNLGHSFLELADLAHEAEVVNLTGLGDVVTQSHGGIVVRISPGCPSRAKVVRYLHRADVKFLVMGTLPTRDILSDEIKRKNINRLGKSLLKDFLKKPLMDCVFELSKKFAVESGLADEDVIDAIEAVESAGGKAGMVMLGKTVFAMDDSGVLEEFRGETFTARIASCGLSV
- a CDS encoding DUF7125 family protein yields the protein MKILSTGITLLDKRLGGGVPAGSMVCVYANPISMPEAFLYQFASSTVSYYFTTSRLPKFILEDMESLALEVRNVNFIDVYSRYYLSDTGGFIVEDQYRDRDIFDFIDEKLSSIDTDECAIIFDNLSFFLNLHVPPGLKEWLVNKIYHTTKNLNAVAYCYMIKGSHPKEIENMVINLSDVVFDIDSEKAGDKMVNRLGIPKMRKMKPIDETFRYYISEGVQIDTSKDIA
- a CDS encoding ACT domain-containing protein produces the protein MREERVIKQLSVFAENKPGKLATITGKLFQNNVNIRAFTIAEAGDFGIIRMVVDNTDLAYQVLREAGFTVSLTEVLAVEVADEPGSLYKIAKVLGDAGVNIEYVYAFTSEKHRALIILRVDDIENAIKVLEREGVLFKGEID
- a CDS encoding FAD-dependent oxidoreductase — protein: MIPEEDVKVAIIGGGAGGMAAASRIKRLRPDWRVDVFEKTSYVSHAPCGIPFYLSGMVESISELCAYDVNFFREKRGINVHLNSEVVKVEDGRVEVLERGKVQEYEWDRLVFATGAKAKRLNVRCMELDGVLCVSGIERAPIIREIASKYDNIVIIGSGYIGVEVADALSRKKRITVIEQESHPMPGYDHEISDILLGEMRQRVNLRLGERVLEISGSGRVEKVVTSADEYRADLVILAIGVEPNVKLALEYGIEMGQSGAIKTNEYMETSKNGVYAVGDCAETTNIITGKPDWIPLAAPANKMGYVAGSNIAGIRMKFPGAMKSQITSFYDLEIGKAGLSEKEAVRHGYDAVSVTITTRSRAKYIPGEGNITLKMVADAKTHRVLGVQAIGKGVSKRIYGASALLYKKATVEDFFFADFPFYPPKSPVWDPLVLAARNMFRKLGIS
- the tfe gene encoding transcription factor E, which encodes METQISELDELLVELIERVAGELGVIIYSLGIEGEFTDEQLSQELGVEINDVRRVLFALYEIGLASYRRTRDEETGWMEYYWKISYDRERDVLRKELEKTREKLDAKLEIEDGSVYYICVNGCVKVSYEEAMEFGFSCPKCRDMLEFLDSSGAIEQIREELEKINRLIGLLS